One Azospirillum sp. TSA2s genomic region harbors:
- a CDS encoding LysR family transcriptional regulator has translation MVRPYLPLNALRAFEASARHLSFTRAAIELCVTQAAVSHQVKLLEERLGASLFHRLPRGLALTDEGRALLPTLEEAFDRIGGLLDQFEGGRFREVLTVGAVGTFAVGWLLPRLSRFREAHPFVDLRLSTNNNRVDIAAEGLDYAIRFGDGAWHGTDAVRLFDAPLSVLCAPEIARRLREPADVGRETLLRSYRADEWPGWFAAAGVEPSAMPPVKGPVFDSSSLMVEAAIQGAGVALAPVSMFRRPLALGLIEQPFAVTVCKGAYWLTALKSRPETPTMRAFRDWLFAMVAEDGTD, from the coding sequence GTGGTCCGGCCCTATCTGCCCTTGAACGCCCTGCGCGCCTTCGAGGCGTCGGCGCGGCATCTCAGCTTCACCCGCGCGGCCATCGAGCTGTGCGTGACCCAGGCCGCCGTCAGCCATCAGGTCAAGCTGCTGGAGGAGCGGCTGGGCGCCAGCCTGTTCCACCGCCTGCCGCGCGGCCTCGCCCTGACCGACGAGGGGCGGGCGCTGCTGCCGACGCTGGAGGAGGCGTTCGACCGCATCGGCGGCCTGCTTGACCAGTTCGAGGGCGGGCGGTTCCGCGAGGTGCTGACGGTCGGCGCGGTCGGCACCTTCGCCGTCGGCTGGCTGCTGCCGCGGCTGTCCCGCTTCCGCGAGGCGCATCCCTTCGTCGATCTGCGCCTGTCCACCAACAACAACCGGGTCGACATCGCGGCAGAGGGGCTGGACTACGCCATCCGCTTCGGCGACGGCGCTTGGCACGGCACCGATGCCGTCCGCCTGTTCGACGCGCCGCTGTCGGTGCTGTGTGCGCCGGAGATAGCCCGGCGGCTGCGAGAACCGGCCGATGTCGGCCGCGAAACCCTGTTGCGCTCCTACCGGGCCGACGAATGGCCGGGCTGGTTCGCCGCCGCGGGGGTGGAGCCGTCGGCCATGCCCCCGGTCAAGGGACCGGTCTTCGACTCCTCCTCCCTGATGGTGGAGGCGGCGATCCAGGGGGCTGGGGTGGCGCTGGCCCCGGTATCGATGTTCCGCCGGCCGCTGGCGCTCGGCCTGATCGAGCAGCCCTTCGCCGTCACCGTGTGCAAGGGCGCCTACTGGCTGACCGCGCTGAAATCACGGCCAGAGACGCCGACCATGCGCGCCTTCCGCGACTGGCTGTTCGCCATGGTCGCGGAAGACGGCACGGACTGA